One region of Trichosurus vulpecula isolate mTriVul1 chromosome 1, mTriVul1.pri, whole genome shotgun sequence genomic DNA includes:
- the LOC118834094 gene encoding uncharacterized protein LOC118834094: protein MGLLLRLLRPGLASCGPRLLANGLGTLSTVKVTSHSSDTQPEEPAKPIGRYPIPYKKELPFDIVELMEEVEKKTGFLPNVFKALAHRPGEFRAFFAYYNAIINKETGHLSKADKELIIVATSVSNRCPYCVVAHSALHRIYSKNAILADQVIVNWRKAELSPRELAMLEFALAVSRADDITEDHFKKLELHGFDREDAWDIASISAFFCMSNRISHFIDLMPNKEFYSLGRKNDHDM, encoded by the exons TGTGGTCCTCGATTATTGGCTAATGGACTTGGGACCCTTTCGACAGTTAAAGTAACAAGCCATTCCAGTGATACTCAGCCAGAAGAACCCGCAAAGCCTATTGGTCGGTATCCTATTCCTTATAAAAAGGAACTACCTTTTGATATAGTGGAGCTCatggaagaggtagaaaaaaag aCTGGATTTTTACCGAATGTCTTTAAGGCATTAGCACATCGACCAGGggaattcagagcattttttgcTTACTACAATGCCATTATCAACAAAGAAACAg gacATCTCAGCAAGGCTGATAAAGAACTCATCATCGTGGCTACAAGCGTTAGTAATAGGTGCCCATACTGTGTCGTTGCCCATAGTGCTCTGCACAGAATATATTCCAAAAATGCCATTCTGGCTGACCAG GTCATTGTGAATTGGAGAAAGGCCGAATTATCACCTCGGGAGTTAGCTATGCTAGAATTTGCTCTCGCTGTTAGTCGTGCGGATGACATAACAGAAGAccattttaaaaagctagaaTTGCATGGTTTTGATCGAGAGGATGCCTGGGACATAGCTTCCATTTCTGCCTTCTTTTGCATGTCTAACcgtatttctcattttattgacCTGATGCCCAACAAAGAATTTTATTCATTGGGTAGGAAAAATGATCACGATATGTAA